A segment of the Ruegeria sp. AD91A genome:
CCATCGGGTATGTCGTCGGCCAACTCGACCAACAGATCGGCGTCCCGTAGAGCGACAGGCAAACCGCCCTGTTCTGCCGAAATCCAGTCGGGTGATGTATTGCGGACGAAATCTTCGCTGACCAAACCATGGCGTGCTGTTTCGATCACAAGGATCGGTTCGTCATTGTCCGAAATTTCCATGAAGCGCTGTAACTCTTCATAGCTGTCTTGGGACAAGACAGCGCGAGCGATGGACTTCGGACCCACATCTACAACCCAGAGGTCCAGATAAGGGTCGTCGGGGTTGTCCTGCGCCTCGGGATCGTCATCTTCCCACAGGGTGCCATCGAACAGAACGTCAACTTCCGCATTGGTGTAAACCTTGCGTGTAGCGATGCCTTGACCGACCAGATCCTGCCAGTTGAGTTCCTCTTCATAATCTGGATTCGGAAATGCAGGCGGTGCGCTTGCCAATCCCTGCATTTTCTCGCGCGCGACGGCCAAAGCCGCGCCCATGACGGTTTCATGCGCGATCCGCACACTTGCTGTCGCCTTTGTAACCCCGTCCAAATAAACCAATGAGGATCCGCGTGCTGCATCGCCGTACGGGTTTCCGACAACGATCGAATCCGATATCGAAAGGCCCCCATATTGTTCGAAAAATTTATGGAACGGGGCCTCTCCCAGCCCTGAGACAAATATCGGCTCGTTATGTTCGATCAACTGCACGTCCAGAAAACGCCCTTCAAGATCCAGCACGATCAGAATATTGATCGGCGCGCCGGAAAAACCGGGTAGCGGTACTAAAGGTTCCGATTCAAAGACATATCCCGCTTCGGCCCCGCCGGAGTTCAGCAGGCTGTAGACGCCGTTTTCGTTCAACGCCTCTCCCAAGGAGAACGGCGCACGGATGTAGGGCTCTATATCTTCACGCGACAATGGTTCGGCCAAAACCGCCAGGCTGCTGAACAGCAGCATCAGACTTCCCAGGAGCACGCGCATGGTCTAAAGACTAACTTTCCGTCCTGCAATGGGACATTCGACGAAAGTCCTAAGTGCCTGCGCGGCCACCCTCGGGCAGCCCTGCGTTCAATGCTGGCCGTTAAAGCGATTGGTTACCGCAGCCCTGCCAAAGTTGCGAGCACAAGGAACCCGACTTCAGCAGGTGTTTCCGGCCCCGGTCGGCAAAAAAGTCACCAGGGCACCAAGAGCTAACAAAAGCTCCGGATATGCAGCTGTCCGATGAAGAGCTGAACTTGGTTCACAGCTCAGTCCAGCACATCTTCGACCTAGGGGTGATATTGGGTTTTTCACTTAAAAGGCTACGCTCTGCCAAAAAAGAACAGGCCGCCCGGTTAGGACGGCCTGACCCGGTTTTTCTTAAGCCTATGCTTACTCGGCTGCCTGCGTGCTGCTGGCAGAGTGCTTGTCACGCTGACTGTCGCGGAACAGCGCTTTGGCCAGCGATACGCACATCAGGCCCATCACCATTGTGAACGGAAGCGCACCGATGATCATGGCATTGCGCAGCGCGTCCATCGGGTTGTTTTCACCCGCCGCCAGGATCAGCGCGCCGATCACTGCCGTCAGGATCACACCCCAGATGATGCGGTGCTTGACACCGGTTTCCTGGCTACCACCCGACATGATGGTGTTCATGACCAGAATGCCCGAGTCCGCCGACGTCACCAGGAAGGTCATGATCAGGATCACGCACATGACGTTCAGCATGGACAGCAGCCCACCATCGATCATGTAGGACAGGGTTACGAACAGCTTGTTGGTGTTCGATGCACCGATGATCGCTCCTTCCGCCGCGCCTGCTAGTTCCAGATCGATCGCAGTGCCGCCCAGAACGGTCATCCAGGCAAAGCACACCAGCGCAGGTGCGAACACGCAGCCCAGGATGAACTCGCGAACGCTGCGACCCTTGGAGATGCGCGCCAGAAACAGACCCACGAAGGGCGAGAATGCGATCCACCATGCCCAGTAGAAGGTGGTCCAGCCTGCCTGCCAGCCAAACTGACGTCCTTGCTCACCCGCAGCATATGCCGCGGCCAAGGTTGCTTCGTCCAACTCGGCTGCCGCACCTTCCAGACCGCTTTTGAAGCCGTCAAAACTGCCCCATGCGTTGGTTGCGCCCCCCATCAGGTCTGCGGCGTGTGCTTGCGCTTCAGCCGGCAGGGCCGATGCGAATGCTTCGGCCGACAGCGGGCCATAGGCATTAAAGCTGAGCGACAGGAACTGCAGTATATAATCGACCATCGCAGTTCCGTAGGTGGTCAAGGCAAAGACAAACGAACCGAAGACCACGAAAGTGCCCAGCAAGATGATCGACAGCACCAAGTTCAGGTTCGACAGGTACTTAACACCACGGCCGACACCGGAAACAGCCGAAATGATCGACAGGCACATGATGACCACCAAACCTGAGATCAGACCAACCTTGCTGGGGGTCGGCACCTCTCCGCCCAGATCCATGATCCACTGGATACCAGTGATGGCATAGAGGCCGTCGATGAACTGGCTGACGCCAAAACCGATGGTTACGGACACGCCGAGGATCGTTGCAACAACGCCCAAAACGTCGACCACATGGCCGAAAAAGCCGTTGACGAAGCGACCAAACAGCGGAGTCAACGCCGAGCGGATCGTCAGCGGCATGTCGCGTGTATAAGCGTAGTAGGCCAGCGACAGACCAGTCACCACGTAGATTGCCCAGGCGTGGAAGCCATAATGCAGGAAAGTGAAACGGTAGGCCGATTGCAGTGCTTCGGGCGTGTTACCTTCGACATCACCAGAAACGACAACCGGATTCGAGCCCCAAAGACCCAGCGGTTCTGCTGTCGCAAAGACCATGAGACCGACACCCAGACCGGCACCGAACATCATAGAAAACCATGAGAAGTTGGAGAACTCAGGCTTTTCCCCTGGCGTTCCCATGACCCGACGACCCGTGGAAGGAATAATCGCAACAACGGCAAGGAAAAGGAAGAAAAACCCGACAATGATGATGTAGAAGCTGTTGAAGACTTCAAGCAACTGGCTGTTCAGGCTTCCCAGTGTGCTGTTTGCATTCGCAGGGAAAACCAGGGCCCAAAGGACCAGCCCGACCATGATGGCCTTACTGATCAGGGCAATTGGGACGCTGTAGTTTTCATAGAATCCGGAATTAGCCGTTTCTATTTCAACGTCCGTGAAAGGTTCAGGTATCGACATATCGCGCGTTCCTCCTTGAGTGTCGTTTTTTGTTCTTTAGAAAATAGTGCTGGAAGACACCGCGCTGCACGGTGTGGACCATCATGCACGATGCACAAACTGATGATGAGTTGTGTTCAGCCCAGGTGTGGGCTTGCAGTAAAAACGCGTGCTCCCATTACGTTCCTTACTGCAGATCTCCTCCCGATTATTCGCTGCCAGCCGACATCCCTGGTCCTAGTGATAAGTCAGCATGTCTTTAAACATGATCGCAGCGTCGTAAGTGGTTATTGGGCTTCCAACTGCGAAACACCTATAGCATGGGTTAAGTGTTCTAATTTGAAAATCCGACACTTCGATTACGTGAAACGACTATAAAACTCACTCGTTTTCTATGTTAGCGAGAACAGTGCGATGCTATGAATTGCGGTGGTTATCATACTGTCTATAGCTTCAGGACCAGTTTCTCGGACTTGGCCCGCGATACACAGGTGCACAGGAACTCGTGGCTTTC
Coding sequences within it:
- a CDS encoding BCCT family transporter, producing MSIPEPFTDVEIETANSGFYENYSVPIALISKAIMVGLVLWALVFPANANSTLGSLNSQLLEVFNSFYIIIVGFFFLFLAVVAIIPSTGRRVMGTPGEKPEFSNFSWFSMMFGAGLGVGLMVFATAEPLGLWGSNPVVVSGDVEGNTPEALQSAYRFTFLHYGFHAWAIYVVTGLSLAYYAYTRDMPLTIRSALTPLFGRFVNGFFGHVVDVLGVVATILGVSVTIGFGVSQFIDGLYAITGIQWIMDLGGEVPTPSKVGLISGLVVIMCLSIISAVSGVGRGVKYLSNLNLVLSIILLGTFVVFGSFVFALTTYGTAMVDYILQFLSLSFNAYGPLSAEAFASALPAEAQAHAADLMGGATNAWGSFDGFKSGLEGAAAELDEATLAAAYAAGEQGRQFGWQAGWTTFYWAWWIAFSPFVGLFLARISKGRSVREFILGCVFAPALVCFAWMTVLGGTAIDLELAGAAEGAIIGASNTNKLFVTLSYMIDGGLLSMLNVMCVILIMTFLVTSADSGILVMNTIMSGGSQETGVKHRIIWGVILTAVIGALILAAGENNPMDALRNAMIIGALPFTMVMGLMCVSLAKALFRDSQRDKHSASSTQAAE